The sequence below is a genomic window from Colletotrichum destructivum chromosome 4, complete sequence.
TTGTCCAACAGTAAGGCAGCCACGTCAGCAGTCGGCTAGTATGAATAAGGATGACGGCCAAGAGATTTTGGAGGGTTTGAAGGATGGTCTCCGCACGTCACAGTGGGTGTGGTCGAGTTCAGGCGCATAAGTAAGTTGCTGACTTCAGGCAGATTGGAGGATCAGTTCGAGGCCGCCTGATCTGCGAACCAAGCAGACCATCAACCCCCATAAGCAGGTCAAGATAGGTTGCCATCGCATCTCGCCACTTCTAGGCTGCATCGACGTACAAAACCCTGTGAGTGTGCCAACTATTTAAATCAAGAACAACGCTATCCCCTGCGAATTGCAAGCAACTTTAAGCTTACATGCCACCGGCTACACCACCTGTCCGCATCGGAATCCCTCGCGAGGCATCTGAAGCCGGTCATCATGCCTTTGTGCAAGCTCTGTACCTCCATACCATTGGAGAACCTCCCTCCGTTCCCACAGGAGAACTTCCGAAGGACTCTCAGCGGGTATCCTCGTTTTCACCACATGGTTCTGAAACGCGACCTTCACAAGAAGGACACACCGCTCAAGCAGTTCGGCGTTCAGTATCATGCTGATCTGGACAGTCTCTGCAAGGCTGCATCTGGCGGATGTGAGCTCTGCCAGGCGGTCGAAAAGGAAGCAAATGCGTTAATCGAAGAGATTGCCACCCTTCCCCAGCCGCGATTGGGGGTGATGCAGTGTGAGCCCAGCTGGGATATGTGGCTGACGAGACGCTCCGAGTCCGAGGGTACTAGAAGTGGCGATGGTCTCTGGGTTGTTACTAGGAGCTCATGGGAAAGCGACAACTGGCTGGTGCCCGTCGCATCTATCGTATTTGCTTCTGATGAAGGTGAGAGTTATCCTACTGTGGCTGCTACCCCAAGCTAAGACGATATGACAGATGATCCTCGCTCTTCCGGCTCGCGAGACCGCGTATTGCGAGAGGTCCCCGACCAGACGACTCTCAACCATGTCACCAACTGGCTCAAGAAATGCAACGAACACCCACACTGTCATAGCCGCGACAAGTCGTCTTTGCCAACTCGTCTCCTCGATGTTGGCACCGCAGATTCTgcctcctccaccatcaAACTCGTCGAGCCGGATTCCGACCTTTGCGACCGTTATATAACCCTCAGTTACTGCTGGGGACAGGGGGCAAAACACTTCACGACAACCAGCGAGACTCTACACGCCCACAAAGAGGGTATCAGCCTCGAGGCGCTTCCGCAGACTCTTCGGGACGCCGTGATCATGACCCGCACCCTAGGAGTCCGGTATCTTTGGATTGATAGCTTGTGCATCTGCCAGGACGACTTGAAGGATTGGGAACGAGAGTCCGCCCAAATGGCCGCCGTTTATGCGAACTCTTATCTGACTCTCGCCGCCACAAAATCGTCTGACGTCAACGGTGGTCTTCTTTCAGCACGGAAACCAAGGTCCTACTTCCAGCTTTCTCGTGGCGGTTCCGGCACAGACGACGGATACATTCTTGCAGCGGTCGTCCCCCTTGACAAGGAAATTATTCCCGAGTATCACATGAAGATGAAAGATGAGCCGTTGTCCAAGCGAGCCTGGGGTCTCCAAGAACGTGCCCTCGCTCGTCGTATCCTACACTTCGGGAGCGAGCAGCTGTACTGGGAGTGTCTGGAGGGGTTCGAGTCCGAAGAGGGCGTCAAGCTACCATACCGGCTTCCCTGCATCAAccccgacgaggacgtcaTTGCCCATGTCGACAAGGTTACGCAAAGGAATGCAGAGCTCCACAAGGGGTTGGACCGCTCCGGTTCGTCATTGCGGTCATGGCCACAAATCCTTTGGGAATATGGCCCGCGCGAGCTGACGGACCCGGCGGACAAGCTGCCAGCCATCTCTGGAGTGGCCAAGACGTTCAGCAAGATACTCGACGACGAGTATCTCGCCGGCCTCTGGCGAAAATCGCTAATCGAGGGCCTCTGCTGGCAGCCCCTGTCGTGCAAAGTTGCCCCCGGGGGGTACCGCGCTCCGTCGTGGTCCTGGGCAGCGGTGGACGGCGTACCCGCCACGGGCTTCTTGGCCGAGGGAGAGCCCCAGGCCCAGGTTCTCGATGCAAAAGTCGAGATAGACGGCGACAATCCCTTCGGTCGCGTCAAAGACGGCTGGATCAAGCTCGAGGCCCCCCTCATCAAGATGGTTCTGTCTGAAAACAAGGGACCCGTAGGCCACCTGCTACTGCGGAGCAACGGATGGGCCGACGATGTCCATGAGATGCTCGACACCATGGACGGGAGGTCCGAGGAAGCCGAGACGTTTTTCAAGTCGAAGGATGTGTATGCCGTCGTCCTTGCTTTCGTATATGGTCATCCCTTAGAGCCTGACCCAGAGCGCAAGCACGGAACGGCTCATGCGCTACTCGTCACTCCCGACCATGATCGTCCGGGATGCATGAAGAGGATCGGGATGATGTTGCGGGATGCGAAGAACTTTGGAACCGAAGAGCTAGCctcttccaggtcgacgatCACTTTGGTTTGATCTTACAAAAACAGGTGCGCCAAGTTGTTCAGAATCAACCATTAGAATAGGAAACACATGACCGAATGAATAGGCCTTTTGTTTACGATATCGGGTATGTGGGTGCGCGCTTCCAGCCCCGAAGACGAGTATATATGAGGCTCTAAAAATCTGGCTTCCCGGCAGAAGTGCTCCGGACATGGGCGAGCGTTCCTACGACTTAAAATTGGGACCTTGGTGAATCTGGTCAAGTCTCGTTGGGCAAGTGATATGGCCGTCTCGTTCTTATGACCAATGGCCCAAGATCGTAAACTCCTAGATAGTAAGCTTTGAGTTCAATTCAGTTTCCGCAAGCAAACCAGGTTTTAAATGCAGAGCTCGTATTCTGATGACGACAGTGGGTTTCCCCTTGAAACATCGAGGTCGGTTCCCAGCGAGGCATAGGGGAGCTGAGACTAACAGGTAATGTTCATGAACAAGATGCTTAGTGTGGGGGCTGTTATGATGCGCAATGAGGAAAGGCTACAAATTGAAGGGAAACATACAAGCTTTACTTCTACAGGGCGTGTTTAGTGTTCACTGTTTCCTAGAAAGGGTTTACTAAGAAGAGCGAAAGGAAAACAACGGCTATGATCTGTCATCCAGCTATATGGTTTACGAAGTAGCATGTTAGGTAGGTTTCAGACTCTTAAGATGTCGAGACATGAAGACTTTCCAAAACAAAGCATAATTTAATTACCTCCACGCTCATGGCTGTGGATTCTAGGTTTATATGGCCTTGTTTCGTGTCACACTGTCTTTCACTTCCTGGGTAAGTCGGCGGCAGCTGTCTACGGTAGGTTCCCTTTCCCGGGCAACAAATGCTATTGCAGATGGGTCTAGGCAGCAGGAGCTCGTGGCCTTTCTACGGCTTGCGCAGAGGAGATCTGGAGCCTGAGGGCATGTATACACATGAGCTCAGGGCAATAGGTGTTTAGACTGCGCACTTGTGCTGAATGCTATTGCCCCGAAAAAAGGACGCCGAGCCTTCAAATTCAACTCGAAAGTCCTATTGCAGCGGAAGCATGCTTCATAAAGCGTCACAAGAACTTTGACATCAGCGTAAAGCGGCGCGAGCGACTCTTTCCTCCATGCATCAAACTTCGACCGGCAGCACTGTCCAGTGGTATGTCTGGTTGAGAATGATGCAAACCCCTCGATCGGCATCGGAACTGACAGATGGACGAGGGAATACCGACGGGGTTGCAGAGGAAACCAACAATTTGCCGACTTTGGAACGCGTAAGGGAGACAATGGAGAGGTCGTATCATGGCACGTCCCAAAATGACGAGTTTCACGGGCTGAGTCCTAGCAGATAAGGGTCAATGAGTCGGAACATACATGCTGTAGCAGGATTTGTGCAAAAACGCAGTCTTTGATCTCTGATTTAATTCCCTTTCCGCTTGCCCCCGCGCTTTGTTATATTTAACATCTCGGACATATGCCAAACTGTTCGCAGTGTCTCGGCAAATTACGTAGAAGCCATGTGGCTCCGAAAAAGCAAAAAGCCGAGGGCTTTTAGGCTTCGTAGGATTCGGCAGACACGGCACACAACGGCGTCGAACGGCGCCGACGCTTGGGCCCCTCTCGGACTTTCGAGTCATTGACAACACTTAGACTTTCTGACGGCTGCAACGGCCAACATGGGGTAGCAGTGAATGGTGGATCTTGGCTGCGTCTCTACCAACAGCCTAGTGAGTGGGATTGCTTAGAGAGGGAGTTGAATAGAGATACTGTATTGGTTTCTGACTGGTAGAATAGTAGCAAGACGTCGTCTAATATCAacctttcccttcccctctaACTTCTAACATAAAACAAAGACAACCAACAAAAGCATT
It includes:
- a CDS encoding Putative heterokaryon incompatibility, whose protein sequence is MPLCKLCTSIPLENLPPFPQENFRRTLSGYPRFHHMVLKRDLHKKDTPLKQFGVQYHADLDSLCKAASGGCELCQAVEKEANALIEEIATLPQPRLGVMQCEPSWDMWLTRRSESEGTRSGDGLWVVTRSSWESDNWLVPVASIVFASDEDDPRSSGSRDRVLREVPDQTTLNHVTNWLKKCNEHPHCHSRDKSSLPTRLLDVGTADSASSTIKLVEPDSDLCDRYITLSYCWGQGAKHFTTTSETLHAHKEGISLEALPQTLRDAVIMTRTLGVRYLWIDSLCICQDDLKDWERESAQMAAVYANSYLTLAATKSSDVNGGLLSARKPRSYFQLSRGGSGTDDGYILAAVVPLDKEIIPEYHMKMKDEPLSKRAWGLQERALARRILHFGSEQLYWECLEGFESEEGVKLPYRLPCINPDEDVIAHVDKVTQRNAELHKGLDRSGSSLRSWPQILWEYGPRELTDPADKLPAISGVAKTFSKILDDEYLAGLWRKSLIEGLCWQPLSCKVAPGGYRAPSWSWAAVDGVPATGFLAEGEPQAQVLDAKVEIDGDNPFGRVKDGWIKLEAPLIKMVLSENKGPVGHLLLRSNGWADDVHEMLDTMDGRSEEAETFFKSKDVYAVVLAFVYGHPLEPDPERKHGTAHALLVTPDHDRPGCMKRIGMMLRDAKNFGTEELASSRSTITLV